The Bifidobacteriaceae bacterium genome segment ACCCTTACCGGAGCGGGCCACGACCCCTCCAGCACGCGTTGCCAAGTGGGCTGGGCGCCGATCGGGCTCAGGCCGCCGTCGCCTGGGCGGCGCGGCCGCGTGCCCGCCGGGCCAAGAGCTTGTCCGCCAGCACGTAGATGTAGCCAAATGCGACAAGCGTGACGGTCAGCACCAGAATCTGTAGGGCCACTCCGCCCAGGCCGTACTCCCCCACGTCCATGAACGAATACGGGTAGTGGCCGCCCACGCCGAAGGTGCCGCCCAAGGCGGACCAGGTGAAGGCGAACGCCAGGTAGATGTAGGGGATTATGGCCCAGAGCGGCGGGTCGTAGAGCCGCAGGCACCCCTTGGGCGCGAACAAGAACCAGTCGGCGATCGCGAGGCACGGGGTGACAATGTGGATCAGGTCGTCGGTCAAGGTGAAGGGCACGTAGTCGCTGCCGCTCTGCTTGAACGCGGCCGGGGCCAGCACAAACAGGTAGATCAGCATTGTGACGGTGATGGCCATCATCACGGCCGCGCCAAGCCTGGGCCAGGGCGCGGACACGCCGCGCGGGCCGTCGCGGGCGATGTCCTTTACCGTGATGGCCGCCATGACGGCCATCCAGACCAGCACCAGGACGTTGCTGAGGGTGGTGTAGTACAAGAACGCCGCGCCGGACAGCCCCGAGCCGAAGAGCCAGACCAGGCGCACCAATCCGGTCGTGATCGAAACCATCGCGGCGAGCCGGAACGCCAACGCCGCATAACGCCGGGTAACGACCATGAGCCCTAATTCTATTGAGGGCCCGCCGGGACTCCGTGCCGGAACCTGGCGCCTTCCGCCATCCGGATCGCCGCGTTGGAACCCGGCCGCGCCCGTTTCCCACGGGTCCCGCACGGGCCACCACACTGCGGGACCGCCCAGACGGGGTCGTGCGGGCGGCCGCCCGGAAGCCTAGGTTGGCGCCATGACCACACTTAGCGCAACACAAATCAACCGTTTCCTGGACGCCTGCCGGACCTTGCTGCCGGACCCGGCCGAATGGCCCAAGCTGAACAGCTACCCGGATTCCCTGGCGGAGAGCGTCATCGACGCCATCTGGTCCGAGCAAGTCCGCTATTCCAACGTGATCGAGATAGTCGGCCGCTACCGCGACTACCGCCGGGCCCAGGGGGCGGACGCGGACCATGACGGCGCCCGCGAGTTGGCCGCGACGTTCAGCATTGGCTTGGACGCGTGGATTGACCAGATCGGCAACCGCCAACGGGTGTTCTCCAGGGACAACGCCCCGTACAAGGCCCAGGTTGTCCAACAAGCCGCCGATGCCGCCGTCGCCAGCGGCGTACAGTCCGTCGCCGATTTGCAGACCGCCTGCGCGGGCGACACGGATCAGTACCAGGACTTTCACCGCCGGTGGCTCGCCCTCCCGGCCCAGAGTTCCGGCATGAGCTGGGAAAGGCTTGGGCTGGCGGCTGGGATTGAGACGGTTCCCCGCAACCTCTGGCTAGTCGAATTCGCCACCCACGCCACGGGCGCGCCCGTCAGCGGCGCGGACGCCGTCTCGTTGGTCGACGCTGCCGCCAACACGATGTCCGTCACGCCGCTGCGCCTGCGCAACGCGATCTGGCTCTACCAGACCAAGGCGGACCGGGCGGCGCGGTCCGGCTCCGCAGGCCCGGAAAGCGGCGCCGCCTAAGCTGGCGTACCGCTCCCGTGCTGAGGCCGCCTGACGCCCCGCCCAAGGCCGAGGCACCAGCCGGGAGACGGGGAGCACCGGCGGGACGGAGCGCCGGGCGCCGGCTGACCAAGCGCCGACTGACGGCGGGACGACTGGACGACTGACGGTGTCAGACCGCGGCGGTAGCCTCAAAGGCGTGAACATCGAGCCAGCGCCCACAGTTCCGGTCTCAGATTCCGCGCCGGGTCCGGAGGCCGTCCCGAACGACGATTCGGGGCCCACGCCCCTGCGAGTCCTTCGGCGCGTTTTCGGCTATTCGGACTTCCGGGGCCACCAGGCGGCCGCGATCGAGCACGTCACGGCCGGAGGCGACGCGGTTGTCCTGATGCCGACCGGCGGCGGCAAGTCGCTCTGCTACCAGATCCCGTCCCTGCTCAGGCCGGGCACCGGGGTGGTGGTGTCCCCGCTCATCGCCTTGATGGAAGACCAGGTCACCGCCGTCAACGAACTGGGGATCCAAGCCGCTTACCTCAACTCTTCGCTCTCACCCGAGGCGCAGCGGCGCGTGGAGCGGCGCTACGCCGCCGGCGAGCTCGACCTGCTCTATGTGGCGCCCGAACGCTTGCTGACGCCCGCCACCATGACGCTGCTCCAGGAGGCTCCGATTGCGCTCTTCGCCATTGACGAGGCCCACTGCGTGTCCCAGTGGGGCCACGATTTCCGGCCCGACTACCTGGGACTGGGCGCGTTGGCGGAGCACTGGCCGGGGGTTCCCCGCCTCGCGCTGACGGCCACGGCCACTCGCGCCACCCACCGCGAAATCACCGAGCGCCTGGCGCTGGCGGACGCCAGGCACTTCGTCTCCAGCTTCGACCGGCCCAACATCACCTACCGGATAGAGCCCAAGGCCGCCGTCCGCGACCAATTGGTCCGCTTCGTCCGGGAGGAGCATGCCGGCCAGGCCGGGATTGTCTACGCCATGGCCCGCGCGACCACCGAGGAGGTGGCCGCCCACCTGCGCGCCCACGGCATAGACGCCCTGGCCTACCACGCCGGGATGGACGCCGCCGCCCGGCGGGCCGTGCAGCGCCGCTTCTTGGCCGAGGACGCCCTCACGGTGGTCGCCACCATCGCCTTCGGCATGGGGATCGATAAGCCGGACGTGCGTTTTGTGGCGCACATCGACCTGCCCAAGTCCGTCGAGGGCTATTACCAGGAGACCGGCCGCGCGGGCCGCGACGGCGCTCCCGCCACCGCCTGGATGGCCTACGGCCTGGCGGACGTGGTCCTCCAGCGCCGTTTCATAATGGAGTCGACTGCGGAGGACGAGTTCAAACTCAACGCCCAAGCCCACCTGGATTCCCTGCTCGCACTGTGCGAGACGGTTGACTGCCGCCGCTCCAACCTGCTGGCGTACTTCGGCGAGGAGGCGGCGGCGTGCGGCAATTGCGACACCTGCCTGAGTCCGCCGGTGACGTGGGACGGCACCATCGCCGCCCAGAAGTTCCTGTCCACGGTGGTCCGCCTGGACCGCGAACGCCGGCAACGCTACGGTGCCGGGCACCTGATCGACATCTTGCGCGGGAAGCGCACGCCCAGAGTGGCCCAGCACGGCCACGACACGCTCTCGACATGGGGCATAGGAGCCGACTTGTCGGACGGGGAATGGCGGGCCGTGGTGCGCCAACTCCTGGCCCGCGGCGACTTGGCCGTAAGCACAGGGGGCCACGGCGTGCTGGTGGCGACCCCGCAGTCGCGGGAGATCCTCCGGGGCGATCGGACCGTGCCCCTCCGAAAGGACTTGCCGCAGACCCGCAGCCAGGCAGCCCAGAGCGGACGCCGCTCCGGCGGGTCGCCGGGAGGGGCCGGCCCGAGTGCGGACGGGGCCGGGGCCTCAGCCGAACCGGCGGCCCTCAGCTCCGAGGATCAGGCCCTGTTTGAGGAACTGCGCGCTTGGCGCGCGGCGACGGCAAAGGAGCGCGGGGTGCCCGCCTACGTCGTCTTCCACGACTCGACGCTCCGCGCGCTGGCCGCCGCCCGTCCGGCTTCCCGCGAGGAGTTGATGCCCATCAGCGGGATCGGCCAGGCGAAACTCGAGGCGTACGCCGAAGGCCTCCTGGGCGTGCTCGCCCCGGCCGAGGCTCCCCCGCCTCCGCCGGACCACTCCCCAGTTGACCGCGCCCAGGGCGGCCAGGGACTGGGCTCCCAGCCCCCGCCGGGCCACTCCCCTCCAACCGGTGAGACCCGTGAAGACCCGCGCCCCGCCTGAGCCAGGGTGTGCCGACTTCTTGGACTTGGCTCGTGCAAACCGGTGGTCTCTACGGCGAGACCGTCCAAATGCAGGGGCCGGGTGGCCGGTCTGCCCAGCCGCGCGGCGCTGGTGCGCACCGACCAGCGGCGGTTGCAAGAAATGTGCATTGGATGCGCCGTTTTTGGCACGTGAAGCGCAACGGATGTCAGTTTCGCGCAGAGCCCCGCCGCACGGCCAGAGACGGGTGGCCAACCCGCCCCGAACCCAACCCAGGCCGACGCGGGGCGCCAACCAGACGGCATCGTCCTCCTGGCAGTTGGGCAGAAAACTGGTCTCGGGTCTGGTCACTCCGACTGGAGGAACAGTCCGGGCTGGGTCAAAACGCTGAGCGGAAGCGCCCAAACGCCATCCATCAGGGGCTTCAAATCGGTGCCCAAGTACGCCACGTATCCTCGGTGCAACCCGCAGGCTTGGGCGAAGGCCGCGATCCCGGCGGCGTCTTCGCGGCCAACCAGCTTGGCGGCCTTCACCTCGACGGCCACGCGGCGGCCTGTTGAATCCGCCAACACCAAGTCGACCTCCCGTGGCGCGTGGCCGGCAGCCCGCCAATAGCCCGCTTCGATGCCGAGGTTGGACCAGGCGGCCGAGGCGGTCACCTGGTTGACGACATGTGACTCCAGGAGCTGGCCCAACTGCTCCCTCTGGCCGAAGAAGTCCACCCCTGAACGCGCAAGAGCCTCGAACGAGAGCGCCGTGTCGACCGGGTGGATTTTGGCCCTGGAGAAGGCCTGACGGCTGGGAGTCGTGGCCAGATTCGGCAGCCAGTGGACCAGGAACAATCGTCCGAAAACCCCCAGGTAGCGGTCGACGGTTCGCCGGTCCACACCCAAGGTTTGGCTCAGGCGGCTGGCGTTGAACTGGTTCCCCGGGCCTCGGAGCAGCTGGTCGAGCACCGCTCCGGCGATAGCCGCGTCGAGACGGAGTTCCGGTAGGGCCGAATCGGAGAGCAGGCCGATCCTGTCCGAACGCACCTGGG includes the following:
- a CDS encoding DUF4143 domain-containing protein, whose translation is MRSDRIGLLSDSALPELRLDAAIAGAVLDQLLRGPGNQFNASRLSQTLGVDRRTVDRYLGVFGRLFLVHWLPNLATTPSRQAFSRAKIHPVDTALSFEALARSGVDFFGQREQLGQLLESHVVNQVTASAAWSNLGIEAGYWRAAGHAPREVDLVLADSTGRRVAVEVKAAKLVGREDAAGIAAFAQACGLHRGYVAYLGTDLKPLMDGVWALPLSVLTQPGLFLQSE
- a CDS encoding Pr6Pr family membrane protein, producing MVVTRRYAALAFRLAAMVSITTGLVRLVWLFGSGLSGAAFLYYTTLSNVLVLVWMAVMAAITVKDIARDGPRGVSAPWPRLGAAVMMAITVTMLIYLFVLAPAAFKQSGSDYVPFTLTDDLIHIVTPCLAIADWFLFAPKGCLRLYDPPLWAIIPYIYLAFAFTWSALGGTFGVGGHYPYSFMDVGEYGLGGVALQILVLTVTLVAFGYIYVLADKLLARRARGRAAQATAA
- the recQ gene encoding DNA helicase RecQ — protein: MNIEPAPTVPVSDSAPGPEAVPNDDSGPTPLRVLRRVFGYSDFRGHQAAAIEHVTAGGDAVVLMPTGGGKSLCYQIPSLLRPGTGVVVSPLIALMEDQVTAVNELGIQAAYLNSSLSPEAQRRVERRYAAGELDLLYVAPERLLTPATMTLLQEAPIALFAIDEAHCVSQWGHDFRPDYLGLGALAEHWPGVPRLALTATATRATHREITERLALADARHFVSSFDRPNITYRIEPKAAVRDQLVRFVREEHAGQAGIVYAMARATTEEVAAHLRAHGIDALAYHAGMDAAARRAVQRRFLAEDALTVVATIAFGMGIDKPDVRFVAHIDLPKSVEGYYQETGRAGRDGAPATAWMAYGLADVVLQRRFIMESTAEDEFKLNAQAHLDSLLALCETVDCRRSNLLAYFGEEAAACGNCDTCLSPPVTWDGTIAAQKFLSTVVRLDRERRQRYGAGHLIDILRGKRTPRVAQHGHDTLSTWGIGADLSDGEWRAVVRQLLARGDLAVSTGGHGVLVATPQSREILRGDRTVPLRKDLPQTRSQAAQSGRRSGGSPGGAGPSADGAGASAEPAALSSEDQALFEELRAWRAATAKERGVPAYVVFHDSTLRALAAARPASREELMPISGIGQAKLEAYAEGLLGVLAPAEAPPPPPDHSPVDRAQGGQGLGSQPPPGHSPPTGETREDPRPA